Genomic DNA from Candidatus Sulfurimonas marisnigri:
TCTAGCTGTTGCTGCTGCTCTTCCATATTGGCATTAGCCTCTTCAAGCTTTTGTTGTTGCTCTTGCATCTGAATATTTACAAACTGGGTTTCTTCTAGTAGATTTTTTACTTTTTGGTTTTGAGTGGCAGTTGAGAGTGCCGTTGTTATTACTCTATTTGATGCATTAAAAAATTCTATCTCTTTATCAGTAAACAGCTCGTTCGAACCAATCTCTACAACTCCATACAATTTATCTTGATACATAAGAGGGAAGGTATATATATTTAGCGGTGATTGACTTATGGTTGCTGTATTAATACTTAATTGACTAACCTTTACATCTTTTAGCAAAATAGGTGACATTTGAAGTGCTACTTGTCCAATAGTCCCTTCTCCAAGTTTAAGAGTATTACGAGAGTCATCCGTTTGAACATAGGCATAAGTAGCCTTCATGGTTAATATTTTATAGTCATGATTGTAACTGTATAAAACTCCTACTCCTGCATGCAGATAGTTACCAAGATGTTCAATAGCTATCTTACTAACATCAGCTACACTAATATCGCCTGTTAGTTTCTCGTTGAGTGTGCTTAGTCCATCTTTTATCCATACCTGCTTCTCGTTGGATTTAATGGTTCTATTTAGCTCATTGGCTAGGAGGAGGTCTTTTTCTCTGTTTTGTTCCACTTCTGTTTTTACTCTATTTTCTAATGATTCGGTCAATTCTACAAGCTGCTCTTTCTGCTTTTTCATGCTGCTATTTGCTTCTTTGAGCTCTTCTTGCTGCTCTTGAAATTTGTTAAGTGGCAAGAGAACGCCTTTTAGAAGAACCCAGTATTCAGTTGCCGCTATTATTATTAATAATATAACGGAGATAATAATTAAATCTTTTTTTAGCTCATTTGAGCTACTTAAAATTTCTTCTTCATCTATTTCTGATAAAATAGCCCAATCTAAATCTTGACCGATCTTAAGAGGACTGTAAGCGGACAATACTGAGTTGCCATTGTTTGTTTTAACTAATTTTGTATCTTGCTTTCCTTCCAACGCTTCTGTAACAGCTTGTGTATTAAAAGTATTTAATAATGGAGCAGAAGAACTGCTACTTCTAATCAGCTTATCTTGTCCTATGAGGTAGTCCTCTTGAGTGTCTCCATACCCTTGTTTAAATTGCATAATCTTACTTATACTTTTATCTGATATTTTAAATACTAAAACAGACGTAAGTGTACCATTTGTGTATATAGGAGCACCTAGAAACATAATTTGAGAGTTGTCACTAGGAGCATAAGGTTTCATATCTACATACACAGCTCTTTGTAAAGCAATAACTTTTTTCCAGACTTCAGTCAGAGCGGAATTTTTCAAATTTCCAGTTTTCAGATTTTCTCCGAGGTCTGACTCCTTTTCTGCTGAATACATAACATGTCCATGTTTTGCACACACTATAAGAAGGTCGTAATAGTCATACTCTTTAGTGAAATTTTGAAAAAATTCCTCATGAGGCTTAACATTTTGTATAGCAACAGGATGAGTCGCCGGATATGGCTCATTACCTTTTGCTTTTAGCTGGTTGTGGACATATATTAAATCAGTTACGAGGTCTCGCGTGTTTGAAGCTTTGGCTAATACATTTATATGACCAATCTTTTCATTTAAAAATTTTTTAATTTGAGCATTTTTAGTTTTATTTATTGAGGTTAAACTATGATATTCATGTTCCATCATTGTTCGTTTTGAATCTATTACAGAAAGAGTGCTGCCAATAGTTGCTAGTACAATTAGACCAATCAGTGTAATAGATACTATTTTTGTTTTTAGTGTGATTTTTTTAAACATTTATACTCTGTATGTGGTAAAGGCCCTAAAAAGGTAGAACCTTTTTTATTTATTCAAAAGATAGGTTATCTAGCTTCTTTAATCGCGTCAAGTGCAGCTTCGTAGTTTGGCTCATCAGTTACTTCTTCAACAATCTCTTTATAAACAACACTGCCGCTTCTGTCAATAACAAAAATAGCTCTTGCACTAAGACCTTTTATCTTCCCATCTTCCATCAGTACGCCATAAGCTCTACTTACATCTCTATTTATGTAGTCAGATACTACTGTTAGATTTGCAATACCTTCCGTACTGCAAAAGCGCTCAGATGCAAATGGTAAATCCATAGAGACTACAGTTGTTTCACATATATCTAAATTATTAAGATCCTCATTAAACCTTCTTGTCTCAGTAGCACATGTATCAGTGTCTAATGAGGGAACAGTAATTATTAGCTGTATTTTATCTTTTGCTCCACCAATTTCAACATCGTTTAAATCAGTGCCAATTGCAATAACAGATGGCGCTTTATCACCTACGTTGATAGTTGTTCCAGTTAGGTTGACAGTAGCACCTAAGTGTTTTATTTTTGCCATAAAATTTCCTTAATTATTTTTATTAATATTATCATAAAGTAAATATAATTTATCTTATTTGATATTAAAAACTATTCTGAATCTCTTTTATATCTTCTATCTTGTCCATAAAAACTCTTTTCTTTGAAATAACATAATTTATCTGTTCACTGTTTATTTGTGAGAACTGTGTTTTTGATGTTTTAACTGTCTTAAAAAGATAGTTTCGTCTAGATGTCAAAAAGAGTTCTATTTTTTCAAAGCCAAAATTCTTTTTGACAACTTCCAAAATATCATCAGAACTTGGAATATTTAGTGTGTGTTTAGTTGGATTTTTCTCAAATATTTCTACCTGTTTATCAATCATCTCTTTTACAGCGAAGATACTATCTTCGGTTACTTGATGGTAAGAGTAGCTAAGTGCACCGTTAAAAAAGGCGAATTTTTTATGCAGCGCTCTTATGTTTCCTAAAATTGCTCTGTG
This window encodes:
- the tpx gene encoding thiol peroxidase, coding for MAKIKHLGATVNLTGTTINVGDKAPSVIAIGTDLNDVEIGGAKDKIQLIITVPSLDTDTCATETRRFNEDLNNLDICETTVVSMDLPFASERFCSTEGIANLTVVSDYINRDVSRAYGVLMEDGKIKGLSARAIFVIDRSGSVVYKEIVEEVTDEPNYEAALDAIKEAR
- a CDS encoding GAF domain-containing hybrid sensor histidine kinase/response regulator, with the translated sequence MFKKITLKTKIVSITLIGLIVLATIGSTLSVIDSKRTMMEHEYHSLTSINKTKNAQIKKFLNEKIGHINVLAKASNTRDLVTDLIYVHNQLKAKGNEPYPATHPVAIQNVKPHEEFFQNFTKEYDYYDLLIVCAKHGHVMYSAEKESDLGENLKTGNLKNSALTEVWKKVIALQRAVYVDMKPYAPSDNSQIMFLGAPIYTNGTLTSVLVFKISDKSISKIMQFKQGYGDTQEDYLIGQDKLIRSSSSSAPLLNTFNTQAVTEALEGKQDTKLVKTNNGNSVLSAYSPLKIGQDLDWAILSEIDEEEILSSSNELKKDLIIISVILLIIIAATEYWVLLKGVLLPLNKFQEQQEELKEANSSMKKQKEQLVELTESLENRVKTEVEQNREKDLLLANELNRTIKSNEKQVWIKDGLSTLNEKLTGDISVADVSKIAIEHLGNYLHAGVGVLYSYNHDYKILTMKATYAYVQTDDSRNTLKLGEGTIGQVALQMSPILLKDVKVSQLSINTATISQSPLNIYTFPLMYQDKLYGVVEIGSNELFTDKEIEFFNASNRVITTALSTATQNQKVKNLLEETQFVNIQMQEQQQKLEEANANMEEQQQQLEEANAQMEEQHQQLEVQNDSLLKSQNELEKKARDLTASTKYKSEFLANMSHELRTPLNSIILLSDMLQENNSNHLDENEVKKAHVINSSGNDLLKLIGDVLDLSKIEAGMMELIIDEFQSTELCDGFQVQFEEIAKQKNLTFKTVDDYKGLIKNDRDRLGQVLRNLISNSLKFTKSGSITLHVENAADNKIKISVCDTGIGIPKSKQESIFEAFQQADGGTSREYGGTGLGLSISLELIRMMHGEILLDSKENEGSAFSIIIPNIDNKESEKPKEKIEQTALHVEINDDRSALQTNDKPFLIIEDDENFANILKEKINSQGEYALISHTGTSGLALARSYNIKGVLLDLGLPDIDGIDLLKEFKTDSSLRKIPVFVISGDHRVKLTKEYGAEGYIQKPVTDSEITSVIQEIKNSDDEIHEFMSRVNIQSTTNAKESVDLTGKKVLVVDDDIRNIYVLLEALSSKGADVITANDGQEAIDTLSTNIDVDIILMDVMMPVMDGYEAVKIIKENTKTKDIPVIAVTAKALSEDRQNALDAGYDDYITKPLQMKMLMEIICAWVEK